One genomic segment of Arachis duranensis cultivar V14167 chromosome 4, aradu.V14167.gnm2.J7QH, whole genome shotgun sequence includes these proteins:
- the LOC107486727 gene encoding binding partner of ACD11 1 — protein sequence MYPGGYTAEVTSLSPRATEKDVHNFFTYCGIIENVEIIRSDECSSTAYVTFRDAYALETALLLNGSMILDQCICISRGADYIDDCHNWNSHESKPEYNVTTSEDMHMDKFVSSPGEALVMAQEVVKTMVAKGYVLGKDAFVMAKSFDESYSVSSTAATKVAELSSKIGLTDIINSGSETFRSVDEKYHVTDITKSAATVTGTTAIVVATVTGKAAVATSNAIVNSKYFAKGALWVSDMLSRASKAAADLGQHGK from the exons ATGTATCCTGGTGGTTACACTGCTGAAGTTACAAGCTTATCCCCAAGAGCTACAGAAAAGGATGTGCACAATTTCTTCACATATTGTGGCATAATTGAGAATGTCGAAATCATCAG ATCCGATGAATGTTCATCCACTGCATATGTGACTTTTAGAGATGCTTATGCCTTGGAAACTGCATTGTTGCTGAAT GGATCCATGATTTTGGACCAATGCATATGCATTTCGCGTGGTGCAGATTACATCGATGACTGCCATAATTGGAACAGCCATGAATCAAAGCCTGAATACAACGTTACAACCTCAGAA GACATGCATATGGATAAGTTTGTTTCTTCCCCTGGAGAAGCACTAGTTATGGCGCAGGAGGTCGTAAAAACAATGGTAGCTAAGGGATATGTCTTGGGAAAAGATGCATTTGTCATGGCAAAATCATTTGATGAATCTTACAGTGTATCATCTACTGCGGCGACCAAGGTTGCCGAACTCAGCAGTAAAATTGGGTTAACTGACATAATCAATTCTGGTTCCGAAACCTTTAGATCCGTCGATGAGAAGTACCACGTTACAGACATCACTAAATCAGCTGCAACTGTGACCGGAACAACAGCTATAGTAGTGGCAACAGTTACAGGGAAAGCCGCTGTGGCGACCAGTAATGCCATTGTCAACAGCAAATACTTTGCAAAAGGGGCTCTCTGGGTTTCAGACATGTTGAGCCGTGCCTCGAAAGCTGCCGCTGATCTCGGGCAGCATGGGAAGTGA
- the LOC107486392 gene encoding transcription factor PRE6-like — protein sequence MSSGSRSSRQRSHSTRISDDQIIQLVSKLRQLVPEIRNRRSDKVSASKVLQETCNYIKNLHREVDDLSERLGQLLSTIDADSAEAAIIRSLLSN from the exons ATGTCTAGCGGAAGCAGATCATCAAGGCAGCGATCTCACTCTACAAGGATCTCCGACGATCAAATCATCCAGCTTGTTTCCAAGTTGCGCCAACTTGTTCCAGAGATTCGCAACAGGCGCTCCGACAAG GTATCGGCTTCTAAGGTGCTGCAAGAGACTTGCAATTACATAAAAAACTTACACAGAGAGGTTGATGATTTAAGCGAGCGTTTGGGTCAGTTGTTATCCACAATTGATGCTGATAGTGCTGAAGCTGCCATCATTAGGAGCCTACTTagcaactaa